One stretch of Thalassophryne amazonica chromosome 19, fThaAma1.1, whole genome shotgun sequence DNA includes these proteins:
- the LOC117532158 gene encoding ubiquitin-conjugating enzyme E2 D3-like isoform X2, whose translation MAFKRINKELCDFAHDPPAQCSAGPVGDDVFHWQATIMGPAQSPYQGGVFFLTIHFPTDYPFKPPKVAFTTRIYHPNINSNGSICLDILRSQWSPALTISKVLLSICSLLCDPNPDDPLVPEIARIYKTDTSRYNKLAKEWTQKYAM comes from the exons ATGGCTTTTAAACGGATTAACAAG GAGCTTTGTGACTTTGCTCATGACCCTCCAGCACAGTGCTCAGCCGGCCCGGTAGGTGATGATG tGTTTCATTGGCAAGCCACAATCATGGGACCA GCGCAGAGCCCGTATCAAGGGGGTGTCTTCTTCTTGACAATTCATTTTCCAACAGACTACCCCTTCAAACCACCCAAG gttgctttcaCAACAAGAATTTACCACCCAAATATCAACAGTAATGGTAGTATCTGCCTGGATATTCTCAGATCGCAGTGGTCTCCTGCACTTACAATTTCTAAAG TTCTTCTTTCCATTTGCTCACTTCTTTGTGACCCGAACCCTGATGATCCACTAGTGCCAGAGATTGCACGAATCTACAAAACTGATACTTCgag ATACAACAAATTGGCTAAAGAATGGACACAAAAATATGCCATGTGA
- the LOC117532158 gene encoding ubiquitin-conjugating enzyme E2 D3-like isoform X1: MAFKRINKELCDFAHDPPAQCSAGPVGDDVFHWQATIMGPAQSPYQGGVFFLTIHFPTDYPFKPPKVAFTTRIYHPNINSNGSICLDILRSQWSPALTISKVLLSICSLLCDPNPDDPLVPEIARIYKTDTSRYNKLAQEWTAKYAML; encoded by the exons ATGGCTTTTAAACGGATTAACAAG GAGCTTTGTGACTTTGCTCATGACCCTCCAGCACAGTGCTCAGCCGGCCCGGTAGGTGATGATG tGTTTCATTGGCAAGCCACAATCATGGGACCA GCGCAGAGCCCGTATCAAGGGGGTGTCTTCTTCTTGACAATTCATTTTCCAACAGACTACCCCTTCAAACCACCCAAG gttgctttcaCAACAAGAATTTACCACCCAAATATCAACAGTAATGGTAGTATCTGCCTGGATATTCTCAGATCGCAGTGGTCTCCTGCACTTACAATTTCTAAAG TTCTTCTTTCCATTTGCTCACTTCTTTGTGACCCGAACCCTGATGATCCACTAGTGCCAGAGATTGCACGAATCTACAAAACTGATACTTCgag GTACAATAAACTAGCTCAGGAATGGACAGCAAAGTATGCCATGCTTTAG